Below is a window of Phoenix dactylifera cultivar Barhee BC4 chromosome 7, palm_55x_up_171113_PBpolish2nd_filt_p, whole genome shotgun sequence DNA.
GGCTAATCTAAACCTTAGCTAATATGGTGGAAGCATGATCAAGATCACAAGTATGGTTGAAATAACATGCTAACTGTTTTATCACAAGGCTTTTACAATATCTCACTCAAACAGCTAATGGGTTGCCAGAAACCTCGAACCAACCTGCAAACAAACATATAGCACAGTCACATTCAAATCACATACATAGTGGGCCTTAAGGGGAGGATAAACAGAAATGCATACATAAACTGAGTTTTTTGTGGAAAGCATCACAACATATGGAactttctgaaaaagttattgAGTTGGAGAATCATTGAAGTGCTCTGTAAGAACAAGAGCATGGTGAGTTAATCATGTTGGGTAAAGTGGCAATGAAACTTCTTGTGCAGAACATGCTTCTGCAACAACGAATTGTCCACGATATGTGAAAAACTCCATTGTCGCTAAGATTTGAAGCTTTGGCTGAAAGAATCACAACATATGGAactttctgaaaaagttattgAGTTGGAGAATTAATGAACTGCTCTGTAAGAACAAGAGCATGATGAGTTAATCATGTTGGGTAAAGTGGCAATAAAACTTCTTATGCAGAACATGCTTTTGTAACAATGAATTGTCCACACTCCACAGTATGTGAAAAACTCCATTGTCACTAAGATTTGAAGCTTTGGCTGAAAGTGTTAACTTTCCAGCTGAAATGTGGTGCATTATGatcaaaattgattcaaaattACTTGATTTTCAAGTTTTGACTTGATTAGAATTTAGAAAGCATGGATATTGGGTCGCAACAAGTTTCTTGCGAAATTTAGGTATCTAGTTATATCAACATTTCAAAATTGTGCAATCCATGCAAGTTCATGTAAACCTTTGCCTGAATTTTATGAAATATGACAACATACTGAAAACCTGATGTATAAATTTCTTACCAGATAatgaatgattttaaaatggtatgCATTATCCATTGCAATCTttctgtcttttagttaatttggTGGGTTTTTCCTCCCCAAGAAAAAAGGTATGTGATATATTTTAGTAATTAGTATAGTTTTCTAAATTCTCTGAGTTTTTTCATAATGACCTTACTGTTTTAAAGCTTTCAGATTTCCAAATCTACACATAATACACCTAAAGATTCCAAACAATAGAGCATACTCTAAAGTGGCATATAACATATCTTGTtgacttatttttatttttctttattttcttgtttttaaTCATTTTCTTGGCTTAAGCTGGAAAAATCGAACTGAATTTGCTAAAACTACTAAAATTGTCAAACATTGAAACTCATTTATGGCTCGGCTGAAACTTAAGCCAAAACTAAGATTTTGAACCTTGCATTATATTTTCATTTCTGAGGTTTTTGCAAATCCTCTCTGGCTGCATCTGCATGGGGCAGTTGCAACTACTAAATAATGGTTCACGTTTTATGAGGTTCAGTAGTGTGGTTGGTACCTCCAAAATAGTCTTCACACTGCAAAACTGACCTTGAAGCACACAATTGGGAGGAGATCTTTTGTAACTGTTCCAATTGATTTTATTTCACTGTCTTGACTCTTGGAGATAACATAGCTTAAATAGGTATTGTACCTTATGTTTCAATCTTCTAGTTCTTGATATGGTTTTGTCCCATTGCTGCAAACCAGTTGGTATTGCTTTCAATTTGCAGAAAAAATTACTTGCAACCTTCAAATTATGGATATGACGAAATCTACCCATCAAATTATATTGACATGGTACTAATGAAGCAGAATATTATAACAAATATCATCCTACACTCTTCTTGATGCCTTTTTTAGTAATTATGTTGACCTTTTGGGGATGAAATTTTtcggctttcttttctttcctaacCTTTTCGAGCATTGGATTCTGAGAATAGGCAATGGCGACATTTGAATTATACCGGAGGTCCTCAATTGGCATGTGCTTGACAGAAACCCTAGATGAGATGGTCTCTAATGGGACTTTGAGCCCAGACCTTGCTATCCAAGTACTGGTGCAGTTTGATAAGGTTAGTTTtgaacactttattaatttcccTGAAAAAATTGAGTCCTAATCGTGTAGTTtcttttctcaaatttttctAGTCAATGACGGAGGCCTTGGAAACCCAAGTGAAGAGCAAGGTTACTGTCAAGGTAAGTATCTGCAGTATTTCTGTCTTGTGTCTTGTATATGTTATGTAGGGCTCCAGCCTCTTTATTCAGTAATCGTTGCTTGATCTGACACTGATTGAACAACTGATCTTTAAGTTTTAGTTTCAAAAAAACTGAGTGGCCTAATGAAAGAGAACCAAGAAAAATGTCACACCTTGACAATATTGTAATCTGTTCATTTTTTAAATCCAATCAACTGCAGTTTTTTTTCTCATAAGCGTCCTTCTTTTGCTCATTTTATTCTGTTACATGGTTTCCAGTATCTTTTTttgatgcttattagaaaatgcTTAGTTCATATTGCAGTCACTTCCTTTTAAAGATTGATTGATTTTTTCACCTAGGAACATAGTGTTTAAGCTTCATATGTTCATGATCAGATTCGATCTGATGTTAAAAACTTGCATGCGTTACACTTAATCACTTTGCTTATTTTTTTAACGAAGGAATGAATGCTGAAGACTAAAATAGTGGatccttttttaatttttttaattgtgaAAATGACACTGTATAGAAGGCTTATTGTAAAGGAGATAAATACAGTTACATTAGCCATTCAGTAGCCAAGTCAAAGCTCCCAAGAATGGAGGAATCAAAGTAAAGCTACACAAAAGGAAAATTTCTTGTGAGGCCCATTGTAGCCACATATGAGTAGATTGGTGTATTGTGATCCACTTATATTAGCATACCTTGTATTCTATTTGAATGAGACATTCATCTAGCAGTATATCATTTCCTCTGTGATCTAAAAATCATCATTGATAATATATGCCTTATGTATGGATCTAGTTAGACCAAGGGGCCTTCAGGATGttgcttaatttttttaaaagaaattataAGTAGTGAAGCATGTCTTTCTTATCAAATTTTTGATAAACTATGTTTTAgttgattaaaaaatattataggaaAAGGAAAGCCTCAGAATTATAAAAACTACAGTCATGAAACTTATCTTTTCCCATCCATCTTCCACTACTGCTCACTCTAGGAAATGTTCATCTCAATGTCTTGACCTCCGTTTTTCTCTGCtctctcaaatctctaattaTCAACACATCCACTGTAATTTATGAACCATTTGGGCTTCCAATGACTAAAAAACAATTTTTGGGTAACCTAGTTATAAAATCATTGCAGTTCCTGTTAGTAACGTCATGTCTTGGCCTCTTCATGTCTGCACTAAACTTGATTGAGAAAATTGTATCATGAACAGAGTTGATCAGACTATGACAGAATTCGAGCCAATATATTATTTAGGATAAAATGTTTAAAAGATTCGATTCAAATAATGAATGAGGATGAAATGCTTTTGGAAAGATGCGATATAAGTGAAGAGTTTATAATTTTGTTGGCAATTTTATCTCTCTATTACTATTGTCCATCTTTATGGATCCCACCACTTTCCCATTCATTGAGGCATCAATAATAGATTCTTTTGTCAGCAATTGTGCAGCTTGTGGCTTTTTTGCTTCTTGGCACTAAGCGAGTGCTTAGATGTG
It encodes the following:
- the LOC103702400 gene encoding transcription initiation factor IIA subunit 2-like, whose product is MATFELYRRSSIGMCLTETLDEMVSNGTLSPDLAIQVLVQFDKSMTEALETQVKSKVTVKGHLHTYRFCDNVWTFILQDATFKNEERQDQVGRVKIVACDSKLLTQ